The following DNA comes from Amycolatopsis solani.
GTGCCCGCCTCGGCGCACGCCGCCACCAGCGGTTCGCCGTGCGTCAGGTACGGCCCGACGGTCGTGATGACCACTTTCGCCGATTCGGCGACGGCCTTCAGCGACGCGGGGTCCGCCGAGTCGGCGATCAGCAGGTCGAGCGCGGTGAACCGGTCGTCGATCGCCGCGAGCCGCGCTCGGACGGCTTCGAGCTTGCCGCGGTTGCGCCCGGCCAGCGCCCAGCGCAGGCCGGCGGGCGCGTGGCGGGCCAGGTACTCGGCGGTCAGCCCGCCGGTGAACCCGGTGGCCCCGAACAGGACCACGTCGTGCGCGCGCATCTCGTCTCCTTCTCCGCCGTCGGCCCGCTCAGGTTACCCGCCGGTCACTTCGGGGCGCCGGGTGAAAGTACCGGCGAGTACAGTGCCCCCTCGAACGCGAGGAGGAACCCGTGACCGAACGCTTCGGCAGCTATCAGAACGAGCTCTACCTGCAGGGACTCGGTGGTCAGCTGCCGCCGTGCTCGACCGACGCGACCCAGCTCGAGGCGTCGGCCCGCGAGGTCATGGCGCCCGGCCCGTTCTCCTACGTCGCCGGCGCGGCCGGGTCCGGCGCGACCGCGCGCGCCAACCGCGAGGCGTTCGACCGCTGGCGCGTGGTCCCGCGGATGCTGACCGGCGCCACCGACCGCGACCTGGCCACGACGGTGCTCGGCACCCGGCTGCCCGCGCCGGTGGCCGTCGCGCCGGTCGGCGTCCAGTCGATCGTGCACCCGGACGCCGAGTCCGCGACCGCCCGCGCCGCCGCGTCGGTCGGCCTGCCGTTCATCCTGTCCACGGCGTCGTCGACCGGCATCGAGGACGTCGCCGCGGCGAACGGCGACGGCCCGCGCTGGTTCCAGCTGTACTGGCCGGGCGACCCGGACGTCTGCGCGAGCCTGCTGGCCCGGGCGAAGAGCGCGGGGTACACGGCGCTGGTCGTCACGCTCGACACGTGGACGCTGGCCTGGCGACCGTCCGATCTGGACCAGTCCTACCTGCCGTTCCTCAGCGGCGAGGGCCTCGCCGTCCCGTTCACCGACCCGGTGTTCCTGTCCCGGCTGGAGAAGACGCCGGAGGAGGACAAGGGCACCGCGATCCTGACCTGGCTCGGCATGATCACCGGCACCGACCGCACGTGGGACCAGCTGCCGTTCCTGCGCGAGCACTGGGACGGCCCGATCGTCCTCAAGGGAATCCAGCACGTGGCCGACGCGCGCCGCGCGGCCGAGGCCGGCATGGACGGCATCGTGGTGTCCAACCACGGCGGCCGCCAGGTCGACGGCGCGATCGGCGCGCTCGAGGCGCTGCCCGGCATCGTCGCGGCGGTCGGCGACCGGCTGGAGGTCCTCTTCGACTCGGGCGTCCGCACCGGCTCGGACGTCCTCAAGGCACTGGCACTGGGCGCGCGGGCGGTCCTGGTCGGCCGCCCGTGGGTGTACGGCCTGGCCCACGCGGGCGAGGACGGCGTCCGCCACGTGCTGCGGAGCCTGCTGGCGGACTTCGACCTGACCATGGGGCTGTCCGGGCATCGCACGCTGGCGGACCTGGGCCCGGACTCGCTCCAGCGGAGCTGAGGTGCAGCCCGGCTGACGTCGGTCCCGAGCGCCCCAAGGCCACATCGGGGCGCTTGGCGTGCGCCCCGTCACGCGAGCGGGATATTCGGAGGCCGGGTTCGTCACGCACGGCTATCCTGGGACCAAGCATGTCCACGCCATCCCCCTTCGCCGCCCTGCGGGCGCGCCTGCCCGAGCTGATGCCGCGCGACGAACTCCGTCTGCGCCGCCGGCTCGACGGTGCCCGCAAGTCCCGTGACCGCGATGCCGCTCTCGCGCAGATCTCCGCCGACGTCGAGAAGGCCGAGCTGCGCGTGCAGTCGCGGCGCGAGAGCGTGCCCAAGATCGAGTACCCCGAAGAGCTGCCGGTCAGCAAGCTCAAGGGCGAGATCGCGGCCGCGATCGAGAAGCACCAGGTCGTGATCGTCGCGGGGGAGACCGGGTCGGGCAAGACCACCCAGCTGCCGAAGATCTGCCTCGAGCTCGGCCGCGGCATCCGCGGGCAGATCGGGCACACCCAGCCCCGCCGGCTCGCCGCGCGCACGGTCGCCGACCGGATCGCGAGCGAGCTGAAGACCGAGCTGGGCGACGCCGTCGGCTACAAGGTGCGGTTCACCGACCAGTCGGGGCAGGACACGCTGGTCAAGCTGATGACCGACGGCATCCTGCTCGCCGAGATCCAGACCGACCGCTCGCTGCGCCAGTACGACACGCTCATCATCGACGAGGCCCACGAGCGCAGCCTCAACATCGACTTCATCCTCGGCTACCTCAAGCAGCTGCTGCCGCGCCGTCCCGACCTCAAGGTCATCATCACCTCGGCCACGATCGACCCGGAGCGCTTTTCGAAGCACTTCGACGACGCGCCGATCGTCGAGGTCTCCGGCCGGACCTACCCGGTCGAGACCCGGTACCGGCCGCTCGTCGACCCCGACGACCCCTCCGAGGACGCCGAGGAGCGCGATCAGACCCAGGGCATCCTCGACGCCGTCGAGGAGCTGTGCGCCGAAGGGCCCGGCGACATCCTGGTGTTCCTGTCCGGCGAGCGCGAGATCCGCGACACCGCCGACGTCCTCAACCGCGCGAACCTGCGCAACACCGAGGTCCTGCCGCTGTACGCGCGGCTGTCCTCGGCCGAGCAGCAGCGCATCTTCCAGTCCCACACCGGACGCCGGGTGGTGCTCGCGACCAACGTCGCCGAGACGTCGCTGACCGTGCCGGGCATCAAGTACGTCGTCGACCCGGGCACCGCGCGGATCTCGCGCTACAGCCACCGGACCAAGGTGCAGCGGCTGCCGATCGAACCGGTGTCGCAGGCGTCGGCGAACCAGCGCAAGGGCCGCTGCGGCCGCACGTCCGACGGCATCTGCATCCGGCTCTATTCCGAAGAGGACTTCGAGAGCCGGCCGGAGTTCACCGACCCCGAGATCCTGCGGACCAACCTGGCGTCGGTCATCCTGCAGATGACCTCGCTGGGCCTCGGCGACATCGCCGCGTTCCCGTTCGTCGAGCCGCCCGACCGCCGCCAGGTCACCGACGGCGTCGGCCTGCTGATGGAGCTCGGCGCGTTCGACAGCGCCGGGGGTGACCGCACGCTGACCGACATCGGCCGCAAGCTCGCGCAGCTGCCGGTCGACCCGCGGATGGGCCGGATGGTGCTGGAAGCCGCGAAGAACGGCTGCGTCCGCGAGGTCATGATCATCGCCGCCGCACTGTCCATCCAGGACCCGCGCGAGCGGCCGGCGGAGAAGCAGCAGGCGGCCGACGCCCAGCACGCGCGCTTCGCCGACCCGACGTCGGACTTCCTCGCCTACCTCAACCTGTGGGAGTACGTCGCCGAGCAGCAGAAGGCATTGTCCGGCAACCAGTTCCGCCGCATGTGCCGCACCGAGTACCTGAACTACCTGCGGTTGCGGGAGTGGCAGGACATCTTCAGCCAGCTCCGCCAGCTGGCCAAGCCGCTCGGCATCTCGCTGAACACGAACGCGTCCCCGGTCGACCCGCAGCGCGTGCACACGTCGCTGATCGCCGGGCTGCTTTCGCACATCGGGCTCAAGGACCCGGCGAAGGGCGACTACCTGGGTGCACGCGGCGCCCGCTTCGGCGTGTTCCCCGGCTCGGCGCTGTTCAAGAAGCAGCCGCGCTGGGTGATGTCGGCCGAGCTGGTCGAGACGTCGAGGCTGTGGGCGCGGGTCAACGCGCGCATCGAGCCCGAGTGGGTCGAGCCCCTCGCCCAGCACGTCGTCAAGCGGACCTACTCCGAGCCGCACTGGGAACGCAAGCAGGGCGCGGTGATGGCGACCGAGAAGGTGACGCTGTACGGCGTCCCGCTGATC
Coding sequences within:
- a CDS encoding lactate 2-monooxygenase, yielding MTERFGSYQNELYLQGLGGQLPPCSTDATQLEASAREVMAPGPFSYVAGAAGSGATARANREAFDRWRVVPRMLTGATDRDLATTVLGTRLPAPVAVAPVGVQSIVHPDAESATARAAASVGLPFILSTASSTGIEDVAAANGDGPRWFQLYWPGDPDVCASLLARAKSAGYTALVVTLDTWTLAWRPSDLDQSYLPFLSGEGLAVPFTDPVFLSRLEKTPEEDKGTAILTWLGMITGTDRTWDQLPFLREHWDGPIVLKGIQHVADARRAAEAGMDGIVVSNHGGRQVDGAIGALEALPGIVAAVGDRLEVLFDSGVRTGSDVLKALALGARAVLVGRPWVYGLAHAGEDGVRHVLRSLLADFDLTMGLSGHRTLADLGPDSLQRS
- the hrpA gene encoding ATP-dependent RNA helicase HrpA, with product MSTPSPFAALRARLPELMPRDELRLRRRLDGARKSRDRDAALAQISADVEKAELRVQSRRESVPKIEYPEELPVSKLKGEIAAAIEKHQVVIVAGETGSGKTTQLPKICLELGRGIRGQIGHTQPRRLAARTVADRIASELKTELGDAVGYKVRFTDQSGQDTLVKLMTDGILLAEIQTDRSLRQYDTLIIDEAHERSLNIDFILGYLKQLLPRRPDLKVIITSATIDPERFSKHFDDAPIVEVSGRTYPVETRYRPLVDPDDPSEDAEERDQTQGILDAVEELCAEGPGDILVFLSGEREIRDTADVLNRANLRNTEVLPLYARLSSAEQQRIFQSHTGRRVVLATNVAETSLTVPGIKYVVDPGTARISRYSHRTKVQRLPIEPVSQASANQRKGRCGRTSDGICIRLYSEEDFESRPEFTDPEILRTNLASVILQMTSLGLGDIAAFPFVEPPDRRQVTDGVGLLMELGAFDSAGGDRTLTDIGRKLAQLPVDPRMGRMVLEAAKNGCVREVMIIAAALSIQDPRERPAEKQQAADAQHARFADPTSDFLAYLNLWEYVAEQQKALSGNQFRRMCRTEYLNYLRLREWQDIFSQLRQLAKPLGISLNTNASPVDPQRVHTSLIAGLLSHIGLKDPAKGDYLGARGARFGVFPGSALFKKQPRWVMSAELVETSRLWARVNARIEPEWVEPLAQHVVKRTYSEPHWERKQGAVMATEKVTLYGVPLIADRRVNYGRIDPELSRALFIRHALVEGDWQTRHHFFAENRALLEEVEDLENRARRRDILVDDQTLYEFYDERVPADVVSVRHFDSWWKKTRHEQPDLLSFEKSMLINETAGGVRESDYPDSWTQGTQVFKLTYQFEPGADADGVTVHIPLPVLNQVTPDGFDWQVPGLREELVTQLIKSLPKALRRNFVPAPDTAKYVLSRVSPSDGPLLEVLGRELRALRGITVPYADWDPASVPEHLKMTFRVVDDGGRRVAEGKDVEALQRKLAPKVRATISKAANTLEKAGLTKPSFGSLPKVFESTQRGHDVKAYPALVDEGASVAVRMLDTPGQQAHAMWAGTRRMLRLNLNSPMKFITRSLTNSSKLVLNRNPHGSVAALLEDCVDCAVDALMAAGGGPVWDETGFKVLLEKVRAGLHPEVLGVLTEVEKILRAANDVEVQLPATRGPAESLADIRAQLAALVYPGFVTETGASRLRNVVRYLQGISRRLEKLPTEPTRDLQRTADIAWIQAEYADALASLPPGTSSPALREVRWMIEELRVSFFAQTLGTAHPVSLKRITKAIDDALA